One segment of Streptosporangium brasiliense DNA contains the following:
- a CDS encoding type I polyketide synthase produces the protein MELKGLQPPPAAPQPVAVIGIGCRLPGDVNSPEEFWELLARGGNTTGEVPPERWDGYRELGPEFEAALRRVIRAGNFLTEIDGFDAEFFRISPREAELMDPQQRILLEVAWQALEHAGIPPEDLAGTDTGVFAGVCTYDYGGRQLEDLPSIDAWTGIGAATCAVSNRVSHALDLRGPSLTVDTACSASLVALHLAAQSLRLGESTLALAGGVNLLVSPGQSLTLGAAGALAPDGRSKSFDATADGYGRGEGCGVVVLKLLADAERDGDRVLAVVRGSAVNQDGWTNGIMAPCGQAQEHVMAGALRSAGVEPGTVGYVEAHGTGTPLGDPMEAAAIGAVYGRDREEPCLIGSVKSNIGHLEGAAGIAGVIKAILALDHAEIPSNLLVTEANPAIEWDRLGLRLVTGHTPWPERAHPRRAGVSGFGYGGTVSHVLLEQAPVRQAPRPAGPLRTETLFPLSAGSESALRDRAGALADHVARGGDLASAGHTLALRRSHLTHRAVAVAADRDGLVAALRGLAAGEPADGAVTGSPVTQDAKLVWVFSGHGSQWSGMGRELLASEPAFAGVIDALEPIFLEEIGFSPRQAILDGDFDEVDRVQAMIFAMQLGLAELWRSRGVSPDAVIGHSVGEIPAAVTAGILTVEEGARLICRRSSLLRRASGKGAMAMVTLPFAEAAARLGDHDDLVAAIASSPVSTVVSGGQDAIEALIERWSAEGVGVRRVASDVAFHSPHMDPLLADLAAAAAGLTPRSPRIPIYTTALDDPRAAMTADGAYWAANLRNPVRLAAAVTAAAGDGHRAFVEISPHPVVTHSIHETLAEIGSEDFFVGATLRRNAPELRAFLAGLAGAHCNGIGVDWRALHPEGGLATLPVYPWRHRKHWHRPARRAGAGGRGHDVASATLLGARSGIAGSPLRVWRTVLNDANRPYPGSHALNGVEIVPAAVLVATFLDAASRDGTPPVLTDVAMRHPLMTAGRREIQVVHDGAAVRLASRTVGDDVGEDPDWLVHTDATVAETAAAGTRSLVDPGEYRLEPADPGLVHRRLAEVGVPSTGFDWTVEELLSGNGALRARVRSADTTTWAPVLDAVMSIAPAAFPGIPLLRMVVHIDEVAVSGLPPEAVLVEVVPDPERPDTVDALVADEAGRVLASLPGLRYPVIEQPPAAVTDDGPGAAEEVMSFADLPPELLRERVLEEVRGQIAKEMRLPVADLHLRRPLAEQGLDSVMTVVIRRRLEKRLGHSLPATVFWQRPTVTAIADHLVGLLTGTAASS, from the coding sequence GTGGAACTCAAGGGACTCCAGCCGCCCCCGGCGGCCCCCCAGCCGGTCGCCGTGATCGGAATCGGCTGCCGCCTTCCCGGAGACGTCAACTCACCCGAGGAGTTCTGGGAGCTGCTGGCCCGCGGCGGCAACACCACGGGCGAGGTGCCGCCGGAGCGCTGGGACGGCTACCGCGAGCTGGGCCCCGAGTTCGAGGCCGCCCTGCGGCGGGTGATCCGGGCGGGGAACTTCCTGACCGAGATCGACGGCTTCGACGCGGAGTTCTTCAGGATCTCCCCGCGCGAGGCCGAGCTGATGGACCCGCAGCAGCGGATCCTGCTGGAGGTGGCGTGGCAGGCGCTGGAGCACGCGGGCATCCCGCCCGAGGATCTGGCCGGGACCGACACGGGTGTCTTCGCCGGCGTCTGCACCTACGACTACGGCGGCCGCCAGTTGGAGGACCTGCCGAGCATCGACGCCTGGACCGGCATCGGCGCCGCGACCTGCGCCGTCTCCAACCGCGTCTCCCACGCGCTCGACCTGCGCGGACCGAGCCTCACCGTGGACACCGCCTGCTCGGCGTCGCTGGTGGCCCTGCACCTGGCCGCGCAGAGCCTGCGGCTGGGGGAGAGCACGCTCGCGCTGGCCGGCGGGGTGAACCTGCTCGTCTCGCCGGGGCAGTCGCTCACGCTGGGCGCCGCGGGCGCCCTGGCGCCCGACGGCCGGAGCAAGTCGTTCGACGCCACAGCCGACGGGTACGGCCGCGGCGAGGGCTGCGGGGTCGTGGTGCTGAAGCTGCTGGCCGACGCCGAGCGCGACGGCGACCGGGTGCTGGCCGTGGTGCGTGGCAGCGCGGTCAACCAGGACGGCTGGACCAACGGGATCATGGCGCCGTGCGGCCAGGCGCAGGAGCACGTCATGGCCGGGGCCCTGCGCTCGGCGGGGGTCGAGCCGGGCACGGTCGGCTACGTCGAGGCGCACGGCACCGGGACCCCGCTCGGCGACCCGATGGAGGCGGCGGCGATCGGCGCCGTGTACGGGCGGGACCGCGAGGAGCCGTGCCTGATCGGCTCGGTGAAGTCGAACATCGGCCACCTGGAGGGCGCCGCCGGCATCGCCGGGGTCATCAAGGCGATCCTCGCACTGGACCACGCGGAGATCCCGTCCAACCTGCTGGTCACCGAGGCCAATCCCGCCATCGAGTGGGACCGGCTGGGGCTGCGCCTGGTGACCGGGCACACGCCGTGGCCCGAGCGGGCGCATCCGCGCCGCGCCGGGGTGTCCGGCTTCGGCTACGGCGGGACCGTCTCCCACGTACTGCTCGAACAGGCCCCGGTACGGCAGGCGCCGCGCCCGGCGGGCCCGCTCCGGACCGAGACGCTCTTCCCGCTGTCGGCCGGTTCGGAGAGCGCGCTGCGGGACCGGGCGGGGGCGCTGGCCGACCACGTCGCGCGGGGCGGCGACCTGGCCTCCGCCGGGCACACCCTGGCCCTGCGCCGGTCGCATCTCACCCACCGGGCGGTCGCCGTGGCCGCCGACCGCGACGGGCTCGTCGCGGCGCTCCGCGGGCTGGCCGCCGGCGAGCCGGCGGACGGCGCCGTCACCGGGTCGCCCGTCACGCAGGACGCGAAGCTGGTCTGGGTCTTCTCCGGGCACGGCTCACAGTGGTCCGGTATGGGACGGGAACTGCTGGCCTCCGAGCCGGCGTTCGCCGGGGTGATCGACGCCCTGGAACCGATCTTCCTGGAGGAGATCGGCTTCTCCCCCCGGCAGGCGATCCTCGACGGGGACTTCGACGAGGTCGACCGGGTCCAGGCCATGATCTTCGCGATGCAGCTCGGGCTCGCCGAGCTCTGGCGCTCCCGCGGGGTGTCCCCGGACGCCGTGATCGGACACTCGGTGGGGGAGATCCCGGCGGCCGTCACCGCGGGGATCCTGACGGTGGAGGAGGGCGCCCGGCTGATCTGCCGCCGCTCGTCGCTGCTGCGCCGGGCCTCGGGCAAGGGCGCGATGGCGATGGTCACCCTGCCGTTCGCGGAGGCCGCCGCGCGGCTGGGCGACCACGACGACCTGGTGGCCGCGATCGCCTCCTCACCGGTCTCGACGGTGGTCTCCGGGGGCCAGGACGCGATCGAGGCGTTGATCGAGCGGTGGTCGGCCGAGGGCGTCGGGGTGCGCAGGGTCGCCTCCGACGTGGCCTTCCACAGCCCGCACATGGACCCGCTGCTCGCCGACCTGGCGGCCGCCGCGGCCGGCCTCACACCGCGGAGCCCGCGCATCCCGATCTACACCACCGCCCTGGACGACCCGCGCGCGGCGATGACGGCCGACGGCGCCTACTGGGCGGCGAACCTCCGCAACCCGGTGCGCCTGGCCGCCGCCGTCACCGCGGCGGCCGGCGACGGCCACCGCGCGTTCGTCGAGATCTCGCCGCACCCGGTGGTGACGCACTCGATCCACGAGACGCTGGCCGAGATCGGCTCCGAGGACTTCTTCGTCGGCGCGACGCTGCGCAGGAACGCCCCGGAGCTCCGCGCCTTCCTCGCCGGCCTGGCCGGCGCGCACTGCAACGGGATCGGCGTCGACTGGCGGGCCCTGCACCCGGAGGGGGGACTGGCCACGCTGCCGGTCTACCCCTGGCGGCACCGCAAGCACTGGCACCGGCCCGCCCGGCGGGCCGGAGCCGGAGGACGCGGTCACGACGTGGCGTCCGCCACCCTGCTGGGCGCCAGGAGCGGCATCGCCGGGAGCCCGCTGCGGGTGTGGCGGACCGTCCTCAACGACGCCAACCGCCCCTACCCGGGGAGCCACGCGCTCAACGGCGTGGAGATCGTCCCGGCCGCCGTGCTCGTGGCCACCTTCCTCGACGCGGCCTCGCGCGACGGCACGCCGCCGGTGCTGACCGACGTGGCGATGCGGCACCCGCTGATGACGGCCGGCCGCAGGGAGATCCAGGTCGTGCACGACGGCGCCGCCGTACGCCTCGCGTCGCGGACGGTCGGCGACGACGTCGGCGAGGACCCCGACTGGCTCGTCCACACCGACGCCACGGTCGCGGAGACGGCCGCGGCCGGGACGCGGTCGCTGGTGGACCCGGGGGAGTACCGCCTGGAGCCGGCCGACCCCGGCCTGGTGCACCGGCGGCTGGCCGAGGTCGGCGTGCCGTCGACCGGGTTCGACTGGACCGTCGAGGAGCTGCTGTCGGGCAACGGCGCCCTGCGGGCGCGCGTGCGGTCGGCGGACACGACCACCTGGGCGCCGGTGCTGGACGCGGTCATGTCCATAGCGCCGGCGGCCTTCCCCGGGATCCCGCTGCTGCGCATGGTGGTGCACATCGACGAGGTGGCCGTGTCCGGCCTGCCGCCGGAGGCGGTGCTCGTCGAGGTCGTGCCCGACCCCGAGCGGCCGGACACGGTCGACGCCCTGGTCGCCGACGAGGCGGGCCGGGTGCTGGCGAGCCTTCCCGGCCTGCGCTACCCCGTGATCGAACAGCCGCCGGCGGCCGTCACCGACGACGGGCCGGGAGCGGCGGAGGAGGTCATGTCGTTCGCGGACCTGCCGCCCGAACTGCTGCGCGAGCGCGTCCTGGAGGAGGTCCGCGGCCAGATCGCCAAGGAGATGAGACTGCCCGTGGCGGACCTGCATCTCCGGCGCCCGCTCGCCGAGCAGGGGCTCGACTCCGTCATGACGGTGGTGATCCGGCGGCGGCTGGAGAAGCGCCTGGGGCACAGCCTGCCCGCCACCGTGTTCTGGCAGCGGCCCACCGTCACCGCGATCGCCGACCACCTGGTCGGGCTGCTGACCGGGACCGCGGCGTCCTCCTAG
- a CDS encoding ketoacyl-ACP synthase III family protein: MRTPNVFISALGAFVPPTVNVEWAVERGLYPAEDVKSHELGGAAVAGEIPPPEMALRAAQQAVKRWGGSPLDFDLLLYASTWHQGPDGWPPHSYLQRHLVGGDLLALEIRQGCNGLFSAMELAASHLLAVPERTGALLVAADNYGTPLIDRWRMGPGFIGGDAACALVLTKRPGFARLRSVCSRTIPEAEALHRGDEPLFPPSITRGRPTDFSARIGQQFATRSPASVAMATMPEHTTALVDQALEESGIEIGDITRVAFMNYSREVVEQRVMAAWGLPMTRSTWEFGRTIGHCGASDHILSFEHLVRTGELGPGDHMLMLGTAPGLVVSCVIVQVLESPAWEK; the protein is encoded by the coding sequence GTGCGTACACCGAATGTGTTCATCAGCGCCCTGGGAGCCTTCGTCCCGCCGACCGTGAATGTCGAATGGGCCGTCGAGCGCGGTCTCTACCCCGCGGAGGACGTGAAGTCGCACGAGCTGGGCGGCGCGGCGGTCGCGGGTGAGATACCGCCCCCGGAAATGGCGCTGCGCGCCGCGCAGCAGGCGGTCAAGCGGTGGGGCGGTTCTCCCCTGGATTTCGATCTGCTGCTGTACGCCAGCACCTGGCACCAGGGCCCGGACGGCTGGCCGCCGCACTCCTACCTGCAGCGGCACCTGGTGGGCGGCGACCTGCTGGCGCTGGAGATCCGCCAGGGGTGCAACGGCCTGTTCAGCGCGATGGAGCTGGCGGCGAGCCATCTGCTGGCCGTACCCGAGCGCACCGGCGCGCTGCTCGTCGCCGCCGACAACTACGGCACGCCGCTGATCGACCGCTGGCGGATGGGGCCCGGCTTCATCGGCGGGGACGCCGCCTGCGCGCTGGTCCTGACCAAGCGGCCCGGGTTCGCGCGGCTCCGGTCGGTGTGTTCGAGGACGATCCCGGAGGCGGAGGCGCTGCACCGCGGTGACGAGCCGCTGTTCCCGCCGAGCATCACCCGGGGACGCCCCACCGACTTCAGCGCCCGGATCGGGCAGCAGTTCGCCACCCGGAGCCCGGCGTCGGTGGCGATGGCCACGATGCCCGAGCACACGACTGCCCTGGTCGACCAAGCCCTGGAGGAGTCGGGCATCGAGATCGGCGACATCACGCGGGTCGCCTTCATGAACTACTCCAGGGAGGTCGTCGAGCAGCGCGTCATGGCCGCCTGGGGCCTGCCGATGACCCGCTCGACCTGGGAGTTCGGCCGGACCATCGGGCACTGCGGCGCGAGCGACCACATCCTGTCCTTCGAGCACCTGGTCCGCACGGGCGAGCTGGGACCGGGCGACCACATGTTGATGCTCGGCACCGCGCCCGGCCTCGTCGTGTCCTGCGTGATCGTCCAGGTCCTGGAGTCGCCGGCGTGGGAGAAGTGA
- a CDS encoding multicopper oxidase family protein: MLNRRRLLAFGVTALGGGAVLRFLGDTPTALSGIGHQGHHGGHVPQPSAGTVGATHVTFTPFTERMPVPPVLRPSRTTGGVDTYTLPIRAAEVDIIPGLRTPALTYGGQFVGPTIRARAGRPVKVAFVNELDQLTNVHLHGGHVSAANDGHPMDLIAPGATRVYDYPNTQRGATLWYHDHTHGLEADHVYRGLHGFYLIHDKAEKRLNLPSGKYDVPIMLRNAQFDEKGALVFGHPDNRTTVLANGKAQPYFPVAARKYRFRLLNASLKHVFRLNMGGVPMTKIASDGGLLPAPVSREELVISSGERVEIVVDFSGRLDDSPLYLYEGENPILRFDVSAAHGRDRSSVPAELVPLPALGAATVERQVSMSFDMSARPPVGLVNGRPFDPDRVDLQVKQGATEIWEIVNADVTPIPFDHPFHMHLVQFQVLSRDGGPPLPEDAGLKDTVYLPPRGTVRIQMTFRTPYTGRYMYHCHYLEHSALGMMAQMEIVP, from the coding sequence ATGCTGAACCGACGGCGCTTACTCGCGTTCGGCGTCACCGCGTTGGGCGGTGGCGCAGTGCTGCGCTTCCTTGGGGACACCCCGACGGCCCTGTCCGGGATCGGGCACCAGGGGCACCACGGCGGCCACGTGCCACAGCCCTCCGCCGGCACGGTGGGCGCCACGCACGTGACCTTCACCCCGTTCACCGAGCGGATGCCCGTGCCGCCCGTGCTCAGGCCCTCGCGGACGACGGGGGGCGTGGACACCTACACGTTGCCCATCCGGGCGGCGGAGGTGGACATCATCCCCGGCCTGCGCACCCCCGCGCTCACCTACGGCGGGCAGTTCGTCGGCCCGACCATCCGGGCCAGGGCGGGCCGCCCGGTGAAGGTCGCCTTCGTCAACGAGCTGGACCAGCTGACCAACGTGCACCTGCACGGCGGCCACGTGTCGGCGGCCAACGACGGCCATCCCATGGACCTCATCGCACCCGGGGCGACCCGGGTGTACGACTACCCGAACACGCAGCGCGGCGCGACGTTGTGGTACCACGACCACACGCACGGCCTGGAGGCCGACCACGTCTACCGCGGCCTGCACGGCTTCTACCTGATCCACGACAAGGCGGAGAAACGCCTCAACCTGCCCAGCGGCAAGTACGACGTGCCCATCATGCTGCGCAACGCCCAGTTCGACGAGAAGGGCGCCCTGGTCTTCGGCCACCCCGACAACCGGACGACCGTCCTGGCCAACGGCAAGGCGCAGCCGTACTTCCCGGTCGCCGCGCGCAAATACCGGTTCCGGCTGCTCAACGCCTCCCTCAAGCACGTCTTCCGGCTGAACATGGGCGGCGTGCCGATGACGAAGATCGCCTCGGACGGGGGGCTGCTCCCCGCGCCGGTGTCACGGGAGGAGCTGGTGATCTCCTCCGGTGAGCGGGTGGAGATCGTGGTGGACTTCTCCGGGCGGCTGGACGACAGCCCGCTGTACCTGTACGAGGGGGAGAACCCGATCCTGCGCTTCGACGTGTCGGCCGCGCACGGACGGGATCGCAGCAGCGTGCCCGCCGAGCTGGTCCCGCTGCCCGCGCTCGGCGCCGCCACGGTCGAGCGTCAGGTGTCGATGAGCTTCGACATGTCGGCCAGGCCGCCGGTCGGCCTGGTCAACGGCAGGCCGTTCGACCCGGACCGGGTGGACCTGCAGGTCAAGCAGGGCGCCACGGAGATCTGGGAGATCGTCAACGCGGACGTGACACCGATCCCCTTCGACCACCCCTTCCACATGCACCTGGTGCAGTTCCAGGTGCTGAGCAGGGACGGCGGCCCGCCGCTCCCCGAGGACGCCGGGCTCAAGGACACCGTGTATCTCCCGCCGAGAGGGACGGTGCGCATCCAGATGACCTTCCGGACGCCTTATACGGGGCGGTACATGTATCACTGCCATTATCTGGAGCACTCGGCGCTGGGCATGATGGCCCAGATGGAGATCGTTCCCTGA
- a CDS encoding NAD(P)/FAD-dependent oxidoreductase encodes MPSTVLVIGGGPAGSTAAALLARAGLSVRLLEKETFPRYHIGESIASSCRTIVDYVGALDEVDACGYTEKNGVMLRWGKEDWAIDWSKIFGPGVRSWQVDRDEFDHVLLNNAAKQGAEIVQGATVKRVLFDGDRAVAAEWADPESGELRTTEFDFVVDASGRAGLIPSQHFKNRRPTETFKNVAIWGYWQGGSLLPGSPAGGINVISAPDGWYWVIPLRGDRYSVGFVTHQTRFLERRKAHESLEAMLASLVEESPSVRDLLKNGTYQPGVRVEQDFSYVADSFCGPGYFAAGDSACFLDPLLSTGVHLALYSGMLAAASIMGTLNGDVSEEEARAFYESLYRNAYERLFTLVAGVYQQQAGKESYFGLADALVHDRADTEYEKVDGARAFAQLVAGIADMDDAAEGRHEGIAQPTADQDNSVQQLFLAAEQARLMASANTLNAPVSEAPGKLDAHDLFDSTTGLYLRTSPTLGIGRTRPLS; translated from the coding sequence ATGCCCAGCACAGTCTTGGTCATCGGCGGAGGCCCGGCCGGATCGACCGCCGCGGCCCTGCTCGCCAGAGCGGGTCTGTCGGTGCGATTGCTGGAGAAGGAGACGTTCCCCCGCTACCACATCGGCGAGTCCATCGCCTCCTCGTGCCGGACGATCGTCGATTACGTGGGTGCGCTGGACGAGGTCGACGCCTGCGGCTACACCGAGAAGAACGGCGTGATGCTGCGCTGGGGCAAGGAGGACTGGGCGATCGACTGGTCGAAGATCTTCGGTCCCGGTGTGCGGTCCTGGCAGGTCGATCGCGACGAATTCGACCACGTCCTGCTGAACAACGCCGCGAAACAGGGCGCCGAGATCGTCCAGGGCGCCACGGTGAAGAGGGTGCTGTTCGACGGCGACCGCGCCGTCGCGGCCGAGTGGGCCGATCCCGAGTCCGGCGAGCTGCGCACCACCGAGTTCGACTTCGTGGTCGACGCGTCGGGGCGCGCCGGGCTGATCCCCTCGCAGCACTTCAAGAACCGCCGTCCGACCGAGACGTTCAAGAACGTCGCCATCTGGGGCTACTGGCAGGGCGGGTCGCTGCTCCCCGGCTCCCCGGCCGGCGGCATCAACGTGATCTCGGCCCCTGACGGCTGGTACTGGGTGATCCCGCTGCGCGGCGACCGCTACAGCGTCGGGTTCGTCACCCACCAGACGCGGTTCCTGGAGCGGCGCAAGGCGCACGAGTCCCTCGAAGCGATGCTCGCGTCGCTGGTCGAGGAGTCGCCCTCGGTGCGCGACCTGCTCAAGAACGGGACCTACCAGCCCGGCGTCCGGGTCGAGCAGGACTTCTCCTACGTCGCCGACAGCTTCTGCGGGCCCGGATACTTCGCCGCGGGCGACAGCGCCTGCTTCCTCGACCCGCTGCTGTCCACCGGCGTGCACCTGGCGCTCTACAGCGGCATGCTCGCCGCCGCGTCCATCATGGGCACGCTCAACGGCGACGTCAGCGAGGAGGAGGCCCGCGCCTTCTACGAGTCCCTCTACCGCAACGCCTACGAGCGCCTGTTCACCCTGGTCGCGGGCGTCTACCAGCAGCAGGCGGGCAAGGAGTCCTACTTCGGGCTGGCCGACGCGCTGGTGCACGACAGGGCCGACACCGAGTACGAGAAGGTCGACGGGGCGAGGGCGTTCGCCCAGCTCGTCGCCGGGATCGCCGACATGGACGACGCCGCGGAGGGCCGGCACGAGGGCATCGCCCAGCCCACCGCGGATCAGGACAACTCGGTCCAGCAGCTGTTCCTCGCCGCCGAGCAGGCCCGCCTCATGGCCTCGGCCAACACGTTGAACGCGCCCGTCAGCGAGGCGCCCGGCAAGCTCGACGCCCACGACCTGTTCGACTCCACCACCGGCCTGTACCTGAGGACCAGCCCCACGCTGGGCATCGGGCGGACCCGGCCGCTGAGCTGA
- a CDS encoding putative sugar O-methyltransferase: MDDEYGRSPLWERYGRTKVTKEAVADLANFKSNEVNFKMALWDPGVNGVRYLKTLVFNLSAGLSEANRARLRRIHNREVGNPIAVRYDGETICMDYLQAVFEVEFLAGHLDLDGSAVLEIGAGYGRTCHAIMSNHDLASYHIVDLENSIQLCRAYLGTVLEEERFARIHFHSVDEAGGVDALFRDLSFDLCINIDSFAEMNARTVRAYLDRIAVTCRHLYVNNPVGKYLDKSLDGHSQGDEVVALALSTGPLRDVIDIHDNRAVEAQSRKFVTAYRPGDGWRCVAEGRSVPWTYYWQALYRNDRGVGGWPGR, translated from the coding sequence ATGGACGACGAGTATGGCCGGAGCCCGCTCTGGGAACGGTACGGCAGGACCAAAGTGACGAAGGAGGCCGTCGCCGACCTGGCCAACTTCAAGTCCAACGAGGTGAACTTCAAAATGGCCCTCTGGGATCCAGGGGTCAATGGCGTGAGGTATCTGAAGACCTTGGTCTTCAATCTGAGCGCCGGCCTGAGCGAGGCCAACCGGGCCAGGCTCCGCAGAATTCACAACCGTGAAGTGGGAAATCCCATCGCCGTCAGATACGACGGTGAAACGATCTGCATGGACTATTTACAGGCCGTGTTCGAGGTGGAGTTCCTGGCCGGCCACCTCGACCTGGACGGATCGGCGGTCCTGGAGATCGGCGCGGGGTACGGCCGGACCTGCCACGCGATCATGTCCAACCACGATCTCGCCTCCTACCACATAGTCGATCTGGAGAACTCGATCCAGCTCTGCCGGGCCTACCTGGGGACGGTGCTGGAGGAGGAGCGGTTCGCGAGGATCCACTTCCACTCCGTGGACGAGGCGGGCGGAGTCGACGCCCTGTTCCGGGACCTGAGTTTCGACCTGTGCATCAACATCGACTCGTTCGCCGAGATGAACGCGCGGACGGTACGCGCCTACCTCGACCGCATCGCGGTGACCTGCCGCCACCTCTACGTGAACAATCCGGTCGGGAAGTATCTGGACAAGAGCCTGGACGGCCACTCCCAGGGGGACGAAGTCGTCGCCCTGGCGCTGAGCACCGGGCCGCTGCGGGACGTCATCGACATCCACGACAACCGCGCGGTCGAGGCGCAGTCGCGCAAGTTCGTCACCGCCTACAGGCCGGGCGACGGCTGGCGGTGCGTCGCCGAGGGCCGGTCCGTTCCGTGGACCTACTACTGGCAGGCGCTCTACCGCAACGACAGAGGCGTCGGCGGATGGCCCGGCCGCTGA
- a CDS encoding NAD-dependent epimerase/dehydratase family protein: MARPLITVLGASGFVGSAVLAALAERPVSVRAVSRRPAAVPAAGPAEFEVRTADLTDAESLAEAVAGSDAVIHLVLDASGWRGADDDSATARVNVDVMRDLVGCLRAGRGGRPPVVVSAGSVSQVGPPPRSPIDGTEPDRPQTSYDRQKQSAEGLLKRASHAGTVRGVSLRLPTVFGDGPDRGVLATMARRALAGEALTMWHDGTVERELLYVHDVADAFVAALDHADALAGGHWLLGRGRGERIGDVFRTIAGLVSAHTERPPVPVVSVPPPADARRTDFHSVVVDSSAFRAVTGWRPRVPLREALTRMVRALAGSPPRS; encoded by the coding sequence ATGGCCCGGCCGCTGATCACGGTGCTCGGCGCCTCGGGGTTCGTGGGCTCCGCCGTTCTGGCGGCGCTCGCCGAGCGCCCGGTCAGCGTGCGGGCCGTCTCTCGCAGGCCGGCCGCGGTGCCCGCCGCCGGTCCGGCCGAGTTCGAGGTGCGCACGGCCGACCTCACCGACGCCGAGAGCCTCGCGGAGGCGGTGGCCGGGTCCGACGCGGTGATCCATCTCGTGCTCGACGCCTCCGGCTGGCGCGGGGCCGACGACGACTCCGCGACCGCGCGGGTGAACGTGGACGTGATGCGCGACCTCGTCGGGTGCCTGCGGGCGGGCCGTGGGGGACGTCCCCCGGTGGTCGTGTCCGCCGGTTCGGTCTCCCAGGTGGGTCCGCCGCCCAGGTCACCGATCGACGGCACCGAGCCCGACCGTCCCCAGACCTCCTACGACCGCCAGAAGCAGTCGGCGGAGGGCCTGCTCAAACGCGCCTCGCACGCGGGGACCGTCCGCGGCGTCTCCCTGCGGTTGCCCACGGTGTTCGGCGACGGCCCCGACCGGGGCGTGCTGGCGACGATGGCACGCCGCGCACTGGCCGGTGAGGCGCTCACCATGTGGCATGACGGCACGGTCGAGAGAGAGCTGCTCTACGTCCACGACGTGGCCGACGCCTTCGTCGCGGCACTCGACCACGCGGACGCCCTGGCCGGCGGGCACTGGCTCCTCGGGCGCGGCCGGGGCGAACGGATCGGCGACGTCTTCCGGACCATCGCCGGCCTCGTGTCCGCGCATACGGAGCGCCCGCCGGTCCCGGTCGTCTCCGTCCCGCCGCCCGCGGACGCCCGGCGGACCGACTTCCACAGCGTGGTGGTCGACTCGTCGGCGTTCCGCGCGGTCACGGGGTGGCGGCCCCGGGTGCCGCTGCGCGAGGCCCTCACCCGCATGGTGCGCGCCCTGGCCGGAAGCCCGCCTCGATCTTGA
- a CDS encoding dTDP-4-dehydrorhamnose 3,5-epimerase family protein, which yields MHARELAVEGAFAFTPTVFPDHRGVFLSPYEESAFVETVGYPLFPARQLSYSVSRRGVVRGLHFTAAPPGTAKHVHCPRGRVLDMVVDVRVGSPTFGRWDAVVLDSRDRRSLYLPVGVGHLFVALEDDSMMSYTLSQEYVPENELALSPFDPALNLPIPEDVEPVLSDRDRTAPRLDQALAAGLLPDYRTCVKIEAGFRPGRAPCG from the coding sequence ATGCACGCACGCGAGCTGGCGGTCGAGGGCGCGTTCGCCTTCACCCCGACCGTCTTCCCGGACCACCGGGGGGTCTTCCTGTCACCGTACGAGGAGTCGGCGTTCGTCGAGACGGTCGGATACCCGCTGTTCCCGGCGCGGCAGCTCAGCTACAGCGTCTCCCGCCGGGGCGTGGTCCGGGGCCTGCACTTCACGGCGGCGCCACCCGGCACCGCCAAGCACGTCCACTGCCCGCGGGGCAGGGTGCTCGACATGGTCGTCGACGTGCGGGTCGGGTCCCCCACGTTCGGGCGGTGGGACGCCGTCGTCCTCGACTCCCGGGACCGCCGCTCGCTCTACCTCCCGGTGGGCGTCGGCCACCTGTTCGTCGCGCTGGAGGACGACAGCATGATGTCCTACACCCTGTCCCAGGAGTACGTGCCGGAGAACGAGCTGGCGCTGTCGCCGTTCGACCCCGCGCTGAACCTGCCCATCCCCGAGGACGTCGAGCCCGTCCTGTCCGACCGGGACCGGACGGCGCCCCGCCTCGACCAGGCCCTGGCCGCCGGCCTGCTGCCGGACTACCGGACGTGCGTCAAGATCGAGGCGGGCTTCCGGCCAGGGCGCGCACCATGCGGGTGA